One Hoplias malabaricus isolate fHopMal1 chromosome 12, fHopMal1.hap1, whole genome shotgun sequence genomic window, GAAGAGGATAGGTCACCCGTGTGAGCCTTgattcctcccaaggtttcctTCTCAACTCTGAGGGAGATATTCCTCGCCCATGGCTTGCtcacatatattttacaatTCATGTTAAAACTTTGCCTTTACTGGAATTATGTTGTAAAAAGCgcaatacaaataaatttgatctgATTATTTGATCTGACAATATCAATTTCAGACAAATTTGGAAAATCAAGGCCATTTACACGATTGTCAGGTTTTTGCAGTGACTGTGTAAATGTGGACATTGCTGCTCGGTCTGTGTAGCATGTATCCCTTCAATTTTCTGACTTTTTGAGGCTAAAgctgaaaatataaaattgGGTATAAAACTTAATTTGATTTatgcaaaaaaacaaattggTTTAGCAAAAAAAGGAATAGGATTTCATTCATTGTTCTAATTTCCTCACTTTTTATCTCTGCTCCTAATACTCTGAATATTAGGTGAACATTAGTAAAAGGAAAATTAGTCTGAAAATTGAATGTTACGCAGACCCTGCTCATTGGAGGACaaagtacagggtgggccatttatatggatacaccttaataaaatgggaatggttggtgatattaacttcctgtttgtggcacattagtatatgggagggggggaacttttcaagatgggtggtgaccatggtggccattttgaagtcggccattttggatccaacttttgtttttcaatggaaagaaggtcatgtgacacatcaaacttatttggaatttcacaagaaaaacaatggtgtgtttgtttttaacgtaactttattctttcatagAGTagacaggaagttaatatcaccaaacattcccattttattaaggtgtatccatggtgtataaatggcccaccctgtacacaaGCCATGCacttgagttaaagtacagatacctaaggtaaaatattactccagtaaaagtagtCCTAGATTTAGATCTCCACTTTAGTAAAAgtaggctctgttctccctattacatctcagtgaagcatcacaataattttgaagctgtaattttatggaaaaatatattacataaagTTCATGCAAGCTCTCAGTTTTGTCTTCATATTTGCAAAGTTGGCctatttttaaagttatttctgcaattctgagccatctgtttcttaaatatgcttttattttttctgaaattttGCCTGATAtacttggttttgtttttttggtttgccttttggacttgtttatctcGCTGTACTGATTTTCAGGTTTTGGGAtatttctggttttgacctcacTTCTAGTATTGTGTAaatttacactttaaattgtTAAACACTTATAAAAACCTGcaactgatgtaaaaacagaGGTTGcctttcttgtttgtgttggcAATGTGagtggttaaaaaaaacacccttgATCAAAAACTTAATACTTTGTTTGATcaaaacttgtttaaaaaatacttgAAACTATAAGAAATGTTCAGAGCAAAGGAGACATCTGATCTAAAGAGCAAAAGACCCTAGTTAGATgatcaccaccacgtcacaaaattccatatacatatacatacctTTGAGATGTCCTGACCATCAATGAGGATGCAGCCCTCCTGGACATCATAAAAACGGAAGAGCAGTCGGATGATTGTGCTTTTCCCTGACCCTGACTGACCAACCTGTGGTACGTGCAGAAACAACACAGCATTTAGTCCCAACACACGTTTTTAATCGACATGATAGATTTCCGAGGTGAAATTAAAGGCACGTGTTCATGAGTAATTTCTCATAGCATTTCTCCATACCAGATCTCTCTGCTTGTTGCATGTGCGCATGTCACTGAAATTGCAAGAGTATatgtacacgtgtgtgtgtgtgtgtgtgtgtgtgtgtgtgtatacttgtATTCAATGCATACAAGTGAAAGGTAAAGTAAGGAGAGGATGTGTTAATATTTTCCACTATGTAGTTTTCCcttcaaattacagcttcaaaatcattttgatgcTTCATTGATCTGCAAttaggagaacagagcctctactgttgctactctggtctcagcactgcagaaactgcactatgtaacttttgaaggtgGGTATAAAACTACCCTGCCTCCCTCCCCATCCCCACTGATttctgtacagtgctgtaaaactgtaaaatgaataacactagggggagccccagcagcaaaaaaaaaaaaaaaaaatcctacctagtgttcctttaaaatgtttaatttgacTAGGTGCACGCAGACAGTTAACTATATTTCTATTATTTCAACACAGATCCTTTAATAATTGGAAACTTACCAGTGCTACAGTCTGACCAGGCATCACTGTGAATGACACATTTCTAAGAGTCTCCTTCCTGCAGGCattcaaaataaattttaatgtTTCAAAGAATGGATGTTTATATCCCTGGTCTTCAACTCATAACAGTCAGTCTGCTTTCTATGTCAATCAAAAAATATCTTTGGCATAAacatacatatatttacatGGAGATAAGGAGCAGGAAATTGGAAACAATAGTATCCACAGCGCACAGGACAGTGAAATTCTGATTGTTTGTGATTGCAACAGTAATAACAACATAAAAGTTTACTTACCCTGCTGTGTAGCTAAAGACCACATTTTGGAAATCCACTCTGCCTTCAGTGCAGAGCAGATCTACTGCGTTTACATCATCTTTAACCTGCAGAGGAGAGAATCATAAGCTGGAGGAAACAAGTAGATGAATGAAGGATGCATTATAAGATCACACAAACAGgtctggacacagagagagctacATTCCGGAAAATGATGAAACAggtattttttttcatatcaGTGAGATCTAAAGAGGCTTTTCTTGTGGAGCAGTTGTTGTGTGATTTTTGTGGAGAGGTTTCCCACTACAGGGGCTTAGCCCTAACcagaaagaacacaaacacagacaaacacaaagacttaattttataaaataataacagaaagTGAGGTCATATGCTGACTTGAGTTGTGTCGGAAATGGTCTGTATTTACCAGATAAGCCCACATAAATGCCGCTACAGTGTTGTAAGTACTAGCGGGAAACTCAACTTCCAAATAGAGGATGTGTCCCAAAAAACGTAGCCATTGATAGATGTTTTGTTAAATGTTCCTATCACCATCGCTGTTATAGACAACAGACTCAGCAGGTTTTTCAAGGCCATTTTATTGTTACTGATACTGCActttagtcctgtttttttggACCTGACAATGTACAAAAACCACCACACACAATCACTATACACATTTCTCACACGCATTTAACTGCTCTTCTGTGAGACAGTCTTCCCAGTTTGACTCAGCAAGGTAAGCTCTTGTACGGGAAAACGGCAAAGATGAAAATCTCTTTGTAACACATAACACtcccaaataataataaatgtaagaCATTCATCTCCTACCTCTTTCTCCTCTGTTAGGAGCTCAAACATGTTCTCCATGTCAACAAACGCAGTCTGAATCATCCTAGGGTTAAGGAacagacatttacatatttatatttgaacCATATGCCATATTAGCGTCCACACTGAACCCGTGAAATCAGCCCTGTAACTACTTCACTGCCTTACCTGTAATATGTGCCAAACCAGTTGAGGGGAGTGTAAAGTTGAACAATGTAAGTCCCAAAGAGAACATAGTCTCCAACCTAGAAATCACAGGATAATCGCAAAGGTAATATTTATGTATGAAAACACTGTTTTTAGCATTATACAACAATGCTAGTCAAATAACTGCAGTGAAGTATAAGATGTGACCCTGAGATTTGGAGGGCAAAAGGGCAAGAAAATGGCATAAGGAATTAATTTAAAGTGAAGGTGGGAACAGATATGCAGAACCTGAAACTGATCCACTGTGACAAAGTATGCACAGAGCAGAGATCCAGCTAAAAGGCCACAACCTATGACCAGGTTCTGTGTTTGGTTCAAAAGAGCCAAAGAAGCATTTGTCTTCCACTCTGAGTTCTGGAGAAAAACAACATGGACATGTGTATCATTCCATGTCATAAACATGAACTAAAAGTTCACAGTGTTATATAAATACAGTACAATAAATTCAAAATAATGAAACAGGTTTTACAGTAAAAAGTTACACACATCCTTAGGATGCTGGAAGGATACATTTATTTAGAAACTACTCCATTTACTTGAGAAAAGGATTTACCTGATACTTTAAGATAGCTTCCTCAAAGCGACTGACTTCATAACTCTCAGAATTGTAGTACTTTACCTACAAAGATAATAATTCTAGCTTGAGTTACACATTTAGACTTGATTGACAGACAACTGAAAGAAATACAGAATTGGTTTCTTACCGTTTCAAAGTTCAGGAGAGAGTCCACTGCCCTGGACTTGGCGTTGTTGTCTTGCTGGTTCATGTCTCGTCGATACTTGGTTCTCCACTCCGTGATAACAATGGTCAACACTGGAAAAATTCACCCAACAAAAACATGGATATCTGTGATCTAAAAACCCATTACTGTCCACAAGAGAAtgttcagggtggcagtgggtccggagcctacccggaatcactgggcgtaaggcaggaacacaccctggagagggcaccagtcctttgcagggtgacacacactcacacttacagacattttcgagtcacagggagaacacaccaactcctcacagacagtcacccggaggaaacccacgcagacacagggagaacacaccacactcctcacagacagtcacccggagaaaacccacgcagacgcagggagaacacaccacactcctcacagacagtcacccggagcaggtcttgaacccacaacctccaggtccctggagctatgtgactgcgacaactacctgctgcgctagcGCGCTGCCccttaaattaaaattttttttttgagaaaatgGCACTGATATAATGTACAGTAAGAAATATTAGGAATTGTTAGCCAGTATGAAAAAAGGATGTTGTTGgatgttcatttaaaatgtatctaAGGCTGAATGATGTGggtaaaatattgaaatatatattgattatatttctttataatGTAGATGTAATGTGGGATAGAACTAGAAGTGTAGATTTTGTGATCTGAAAACTACATTCTTTCATTTGTGATTTTGACATTAAACAAAAAAGTTATTACAAACCTTTCATCCTGAGATTTACCTGTGCAAAATTTCACCACTTTCCAATCAATAAAATGTGGCATTATTTAATTCTTAATTTCTTAATGACTCAAAGTAAACAGCATTGTTAATCAACAAATCAAATACATAATGTAAGTAATAGGTTAGCCATCAAACAATAATCTTCTCAGGTCTTTAGATGTCAATAATGGACTTACAGAGGTAGAGGAACATGCAGATGAAGACAATGAGGCCGAACCAGGCGTTAAAATAGGAGACAAAGTAAACAATGGCAATCACGATGTCTGCTATAGTTGGCAAGATGGTGAATACAATGTAGCTGAGGAAATATAGAGAGAATTTATTAGTGTTTGATTGTAATGAGCAAAACCCagcataaaaacacagcacacagcagTTGTTTTCTTCATTGATTCCTCTTATCATTATGAAACCTCCATTATATTGACACAGTACAGCTTTGATCCATCAAAGATTCCTCAGAGAAAAAGATTCCTccatgtgtctgatccaatctaTTAACCACAATGTTCCACTACATTTCATTGCCTTGTACTTGCATTTgtgtaatgacaataaagctgaatctaatctaatgctTTCAGCTTTAATCTCCATCTTTTGTGTTGAATTTCAtagagaaaaatgtgaaaataataaatcactTTGATGAATAGTGTTGAACTATAAAAAAAATTGCTTAAtggaatgtctatgattgtggggaactgcttttctctgtggtttgattaaattcagaagctctgcgtcttttaggGTGGAATGGTATCGTTGAGGAGAAAAACGACTGCTGTTTGGCTGAAGTTTAAGTTTTCTGtaagtatttattcactgtttgaattaccacaaaaaactcatttataacttgagttgtttccgtctgcgtttactttcatgcagttaaataaacacatatttagagTGGGTCTCttcctaaataatctgaaatatcacccacctatggagcaggaataaagcaccTATGGAGCATTATTCTCCGTGTTTGGAGGGCtctttgctattttttttttgttgtgagcagagagagagaggaagcctagcattcTTCActgagccatttttttttttactcgaTTTTTAATCAACACTGGGGGTTTGTTAACACATTAGAATGGTgtccagtgcacaaacagactggagaactaGTAAATGGTAAGGTTACATACTttgaattttatattaaatttaaaaaaatgttttttgattacaatcgtgaatgtcccctttaaatatgCAAAACAAGAACCTGAGGGCCATCAGTACATATTAGAGAGTGTGGAGAATTGCAGCATAGGAGGTGAATTTGTACTTTAATAGGTTGCTGACGGAGGACGTGCCGCGGTCGATGCTGCGCAGAACATCTCCTGTCTTTCGCCCCAGATGCCAGCGAAGTGACAGAGCATGCAGATGTGCGAACAGCTGCAGCTGAACAGTGCGACTGGTGTGTTGCTGAACACGTGTCCACAGGAAGGAGCGCATGTTACTGACAAAACCTGACGTTCCTGTGAACAACAAAGGAGAAAAGGCTTCAGATACAGAGCTTTAAATACAAGAgcacttcattaaaaaaaaaaaggaacttcAAACAAGCAACTCACACAAAACACCATCTGTCCAGCCCTTAATCATATTATTAGTTTAATGATGCCCAGAGCGTGGTTTCCACTGTGGTTTACAAACCTATACAGTACTCATTCCTtgtacattttcagtgttttctctgCTCTTACTCATACATTTTTAACCATGGAACAGGAATGAGTATGAATTTTTGAATTTTAAAATTGTTGCAAAGTTTCAAAAATCAAGAATTACAGAAATGTAAGGCTGCCAACTGGGAAATGGCTATAGAAAAGACTAGAGCAGCTGCCTAAATGGTGCCACATGCCAGCTGAGGAGTACACATCTTGTTGCTGACAGTACAAAGCACAGCAATACCGTACACAAACATTACAGAGAGAGCTAATCGCTTATTTTCCAATGTACGTACTTATATACCtttaatgaaatacattttgaataaaGATGATCTCGGCTCTTCACAAATTCAAAGGTTCAAGGTAAAATAACTGATCTCTTTGGAAGTccatttttataataatgacAAAACGcaatatataattaaacattgtatttttgttaatacttttttgaaaatgttattatgtttagcacaaataaatacagccaATGGGATGGGTTTGAACAGCATGCATACTTCTAACAGAAAATACATCCAGAGACTTTCAGTGGCCCAGAGCTTAGAAGAAAATCCATTAAAAAAAGTAGCTTTTTTTCCTAAAGTGAGCTAGAGTTGCTGCCAGCCTCTCGGAAGATTACATAATACACTTAGCCCAGACACTACAGCACTTAAACTATTATTTCTATTATCTATAAAAACAGTCAAAGAGTACATTTCTGTAGAGAAATGATGTATGACCCGACTTCTtgtctgggacaccagactACACAAGAGACACAGGGAAAATGACTGTGGAAGCACTATTGTTCAGAGAGTTTTGTAGCAGTGCAGAGAGAgaatttgatgtgtgtgtgtgtactgcagcTCACCTGCTCCCCCACCCTGCAGGAATTTGAGGAGAACATAGATACATACTGTCATTGAAAGCACCTTCCAGTTCTCCTTTTCTGATAAAGCATTCACTGTAGAACAGAAGAGTAAAAAGAATCCATTAGATTACACAGAAGATCCTCGTATGGAGAGAAccatgtatctcaatttttttCCAGTCTGCATTTTTATGCATTACCACATCAGCTGCTCTTTACACTCTGTGAACATCTGGTGATGGGTCAATTGATCCAAAGGATCCATTCTTACATCACGTGTAAAAATGTCTTACATTAACTAGAATGAAAATGTGTGATCATTGTAGAGCACCCAGTTACAGTGctgtattttattatgattttcaAACACAGGATGTGTGTTAACTTCAGTGTTTGCTGTTTTATAAAGATTGAATATCCTGGAAATATTAATCGCTCAGAAATATACATCCCTTAAAGCAACTTGATACACTAGAAAATGTGTAGAATTTAAATCACACAGAATCACAAAGGATaaggaaaaaatgtattatgtttATAAGATGTTCAATAAAATGCTCCTACTATACACTACTTCCTCATGACAATTGTTATGACTGTGTGTAGAGCTGCTAGCgagcaaggcaaggcaagtttatttatagagcacttttcaaacagagcaattcaaagtgctttacagaagaaaaacatttaaattaaaagccagaataacatcataaaagtccaataaaacaattacatttagtcattcattcattatctgtaacccttatccagttcaagatcgcggtgggtccagagcctacctggaatcattgggcgcaaggcaggaatacaccctggagggggcgccagtccttcacagggcaacacagacacacacattcactcacacctaccaacacttttgagtcaccaatccacctaccaacgtgtgtttttagactgggaggaaaccggagcacccggaggaaacccacgcagacacagggagaacacaccacgctcctcacagacattcacccagaggaaaccgatgcagacacagggagaacacaccacactcctcacagacagtcacccagaggaaaccgacgcagacacagggagaacacaccacactcctcacagacagtcacccagaggaaaccgacgcagacacagggagaacacaccacactcctcacagacagtcacccagaggaaaccgacgcagacacagggagaacacaccaaactcctcacagacagtcacccagaggaaacccatgcagacacagggagaacacaccacactcctcacagacagtcacccagagcgggaatcgaacccacaacctccaggcccctggagctgtgtggctgcgacactacctgctgcgccaccgtgccgccccaaaacaattacataaaaagagtaaaaaatgGAAGGGTAACAATTTCCTGACTGACTTGCACCTAATGTTGAAAATGCTCATGCGTGAGTAATTCACCAAGAAAACTTAAGGTGGagctactacaccgtctgttgttagtttagccgtacttcacattccagttcatgaactaaatttggaaccatttggcacgtttccaccaacataaactggaTTACGAATCAGTAAAATTTGcttccagctggaaccaaagaacagtaggttcttcagcacgaACAATAGGAAgtaagacaggaacacgctcagtttgtgtgtgcttctggggctgtgtttggtgcaACACCATGTATGTTGGCCAGAGCCTTGGCTCTGCATAGCTCAGCAGTTTCTGTACAACACAGTCACAtcataaaaaccacatgtaaacaaagccattgatatgaagcaccaaagcctctccagaccttccaatgacatgggtatgtattttggggctttcctgtttttgaaatgccagaaacacctggcagtccggcaaaactaggcttgtcCAGTTTCTTTTTGCTCTATCAGAGGCAGTAAAATTCCTGTAGTCCCTGCAGATGTAGAGAATAGAGGCCTAGGTTCCACAATGGATGGCCATGTCAGCTACATTAAGAACATCCACTTCAAGAGTTCCACTTGAACTCTGGTTTCTGAGAAACAGACACAgattcaataaaatatttatttaacatcagACCCTATCATACTTGAGACTGAGTCTATGACCTCAGTTAAAGACTCCTCAGTTTAACTCCGTGTCCTCGTCTCACTGACTTATGTATGACTTCTGAATAAAAAGAGGTGCAGAGAAGCCAGACTCGGAcgatgcattaaaaaaaactgttggcTTTGGTCTCGGCTGAGAGAGGAGATTTCGGACCTTcccattcatttacattcatgGCCATTTTGACTGTGCACTTGGAATCAAATGAGGGAGAAGAAAAGGTggaggaattaaaaaaaatgataaaggaAAATTTTCCCCACAGCGAGAGCAAAatactctccctctctttcttagCTAGGATGGCGAGAGAGCTGATTTTCAGCCCTGGCATGGGGCAGAGGGGGCCGTGAACAAAAAGCCCCTTGTACCAGCGTGTTAACTCTGCTAAAAGCCCCTAATGCCCCCTAATCGTGACTGGCAGGGTTGGTGACCTCCC contains:
- the abcb6b gene encoding ATP-binding cassette sub-family B member 6 isoform X1, whose amino-acid sequence is MENKRSHSKRKETETKQSFIVSVESKDGRQQESGQVKVVSGSTWKDLRRKAALLMPYMWPRGNGPLQVLVLLCVVLLGMERIINVFVPIYSKDIVNALSEKENWKVLSMTVCIYVLLKFLQGGGAGTSGFVSNMRSFLWTRVQQHTSRTVQLQLFAHLHALSLRWHLGRKTGDVLRSIDRGTSSVSNLLNYIVFTILPTIADIVIAIVYFVSYFNAWFGLIVFICMFLYLLLTIVITEWRTKYRRDMNQQDNNAKSRAVDSLLNFETVKYYNSESYEVSRFEEAILKYQNSEWKTNASLALLNQTQNLVIGCGLLAGSLLCAYFVTVDQFQVGDYVLFGTYIVQLYTPLNWFGTYYRMIQTAFVDMENMFELLTEEKEVKDDVNAVDLLCTEGRVDFQNVVFSYTAGKETLRNVSFTVMPGQTVALVGQSGSGKSTIIRLLFRFYDVQEGCILIDGQDISKVKQSSLRSYIGVVPQDTVLFNDNIRENIRYGRICASDQEVEDAALAADIHHKILSLPDGYDTQVGERGLKLSGGEKQRVAIARTILKGPRIILLDEATSALDTQTERNIQASLTKVCASRTCIVVAHRLSTIISSDLILVVHEGQIVERGRHEELLALQGQYSAMWQKQQQQQQHEEDPEPNASSDTQPQQQHSGE
- the abcb6b gene encoding ATP-binding cassette sub-family B member 6 isoform X2, coding for MEVNRSKDGRQQESGQVKVVSGSTWKDLRRKAALLMPYMWPRGNGPLQVLVLLCVVLLGMERIINVFVPIYSKDIVNALSEKENWKVLSMTVCIYVLLKFLQGGGAGTSGFVSNMRSFLWTRVQQHTSRTVQLQLFAHLHALSLRWHLGRKTGDVLRSIDRGTSSVSNLLNYIVFTILPTIADIVIAIVYFVSYFNAWFGLIVFICMFLYLLLTIVITEWRTKYRRDMNQQDNNAKSRAVDSLLNFETVKYYNSESYEVSRFEEAILKYQNSEWKTNASLALLNQTQNLVIGCGLLAGSLLCAYFVTVDQFQVGDYVLFGTYIVQLYTPLNWFGTYYRMIQTAFVDMENMFELLTEEKEVKDDVNAVDLLCTEGRVDFQNVVFSYTAGKETLRNVSFTVMPGQTVALVGQSGSGKSTIIRLLFRFYDVQEGCILIDGQDISKVKQSSLRSYIGVVPQDTVLFNDNIRENIRYGRICASDQEVEDAALAADIHHKILSLPDGYDTQVGERGLKLSGGEKQRVAIARTILKGPRIILLDEATSALDTQTERNIQASLTKVCASRTCIVVAHRLSTIISSDLILVVHEGQIVERGRHEELLALQGQYSAMWQKQQQQQQHEEDPEPNASSDTQPQQQHSGE